In Campylobacter suis, the following proteins share a genomic window:
- the era gene encoding GTPase Era produces MRSGFVSIVGRTNAGKSSLLNTLLNEKIAIVSHKQNATRRKINGIVMHDGNQIIFIDTPGLHKSEKVLNKLMINEAIKSIGDCDAIIFLASIHDDTSDYETFLSLNPQKPHILVLTKVDEVKNEAVLAKFLQYQKFQDRFVALMPFSIKQKTYQKPLLEQICKILPEHEYFFDPEFITNTNEKEIFREFILEAIYENLSDEIPYSTDVLVDKVVEKTDITEIYATIITEREIHKSMIIGKGGETIKRIGIHARKLIANLSGKKVFTKLVVIVKKGWSKDENMVKKMNNYQ; encoded by the coding sequence ATGAGATCTGGTTTTGTAAGCATCGTGGGTCGAACAAATGCTGGTAAAAGCTCACTTTTAAACACGCTTTTAAACGAGAAAATAGCCATCGTGTCTCACAAGCAAAATGCCACTCGGCGTAAGATAAATGGCATAGTCATGCATGATGGCAACCAGATAATTTTTATAGACACACCGGGGCTTCATAAAAGCGAAAAAGTGTTAAATAAGCTGATGATAAATGAAGCTATTAAATCTATCGGTGATTGCGATGCTATAATATTTTTAGCAAGTATTCATGATGATACAAGCGATTATGAGACATTTTTAAGCCTAAATCCACAAAAACCACACATTTTAGTGCTAACAAAAGTAGATGAAGTAAAAAATGAGGCAGTTTTGGCTAAGTTTTTACAGTATCAAAAATTTCAAGACCGTTTTGTTGCACTAATGCCTTTTAGCATAAAACAAAAGACTTATCAAAAGCCGCTTTTAGAGCAAATTTGCAAAATTTTGCCAGAACATGAGTATTTTTTTGACCCAGAGTTTATAACAAATACAAATGAAAAGGAAATTTTTAGGGAGTTTATACTTGAAGCCATTTATGAAAATTTAAGTGATGAGATCCCCTACTCCACAGATGTTTTGGTTGATAAGGTGGTTGAAAAAACAGATATAACTGAAATTTATGCGACCATCATAACCGAAAGAGAAATCCACAAATCAATGATCATAGGCAAAGGCGGAGAGACGATAAAACGCATAGGCATACACGCCAGAAAACTTATAGCAAATTTAAGTGGTAAAAAGGTATTTACAAAGCTTGTTGTCATAGTGAAAAAGGGGTGGAGTAAGGATGAAAATATGGTTAAAAAGATGAATAATTATCAATAA
- the pilO gene encoding type 4a pilus biogenesis protein PilO, producing MLRLINEHLDTKNASDRRILAILAFLIGAFLPYLLFFETSNSLLSDKNSKNAQALQKLNDIKQISLKDFDISNKDKILKTYEDKLNATIQELKATKLENELLYKRLNEISHLLPSTKNWAKFLDDIAILARQNQINIKEITNSQTSPILGHISQILSIHIKASGDFKDILKFLSQAEMRIPLLKIENLLITSNSNTLDFELVVGIWGMAR from the coding sequence ATGCTAAGACTTATAAATGAGCACTTAGATACTAAAAATGCGAGCGATAGGCGAATTTTAGCCATACTTGCTTTCTTAATTGGTGCATTTTTGCCATATTTGCTATTTTTTGAAACATCAAACAGTCTTTTGAGTGATAAAAATAGTAAAAACGCTCAAGCACTACAAAAACTAAACGACATAAAGCAAATTTCTTTAAAAGATTTTGATATTTCAAATAAAGATAAAATTTTAAAAACCTATGAAGACAAACTAAATGCAACGATACAAGAGTTAAAGGCTACAAAACTTGAAAATGAGCTTTTATATAAGCGTTTAAACGAAATATCTCATCTACTTCCAAGCACTAAAAACTGGGCAAAATTCCTAGATGATATAGCCATTTTAGCAAGACAAAATCAAATCAACATAAAAGAGATAACAAACAGCCAAACATCGCCTATTTTAGGGCATATAAGCCAAATTTTATCGATACACATAAAAGCTAGTGGCGATTTTAAAGATATATTAAAATTTTTAAGTCAGGCAGAGATGCGAATTCCACTATTAAAAATAGAAAACCTGCTCATTACAAGCAACTCAAACACTTTAGATTTTGAGCTTGTTGTAGGAATTTGGGGTATGGCAAGATGA
- the mshL gene encoding pilus (MSHA type) biogenesis protein MshL, which translates to MIFLTNLNATSCINKNLSMKLTNDGTTLSEAINEIADICGFSVVAKDMGAQKILEQNATSININNLSLNDVFNVLIAERNLNYEFSKNILKISALKTQTFKLDYITSVRTGVATTKASVDSAPIEIGENQANNKQDSTQDNIITSTERFDFWEKLNEELKAILNNGAESIITPDPVINQNAGLITITATPSQLARASSYIENMQKRLKRQVLIDVSIISVELKNEYKRGVDWSKFELGFNSYIGNDSSRTSGIVWENKTNSFSDGFSRTLSIAANLNFSLDGVLNFLETNGKAKVISSPKVTTLNNQQALISVGDNINYRVQEENESGTINSRTTTTYKQYSVFIGILLNLLPEISDDNKIMLHINPSLSSFKYREDDARSTLVREIAPDTNQKKLSTVVHVNNGDTIILGGLIGQTKGKDNTQVPFLSAIPLIGNAFKSNKEITSTTELIFIITPKIVDASNPLSPNTKTLKELGFSGAM; encoded by the coding sequence ATGATTTTTCTAACAAATTTAAATGCAACAAGCTGCATAAACAAAAACTTAAGCATGAAGCTAACAAATGACGGAACGACACTTAGTGAAGCCATAAATGAAATAGCTGATATATGCGGATTTAGTGTTGTTGCAAAAGATATGGGTGCACAAAAGATACTTGAACAAAACGCAACTTCAATAAATATAAACAACCTTTCGCTAAACGATGTTTTTAATGTTCTTATCGCGGAGCGAAATTTAAACTATGAGTTTTCTAAAAATATCCTAAAAATTTCCGCTCTAAAAACGCAAACCTTCAAGCTTGACTACATAACATCTGTAAGAACCGGAGTGGCTACGACAAAGGCTTCAGTGGATTCAGCTCCGATTGAAATAGGCGAAAATCAAGCAAACAATAAACAAGACTCAACTCAGGACAATATCATCACATCAACCGAGCGCTTTGACTTTTGGGAGAAGCTAAATGAGGAGCTAAAAGCCATTTTAAATAATGGCGCAGAAAGCATAATTACACCAGACCCTGTCATAAATCAAAACGCAGGTCTTATAACTATAACAGCCACACCATCTCAACTTGCACGAGCCTCAAGTTACATTGAAAATATGCAAAAACGCCTAAAACGCCAAGTGCTAATAGATGTATCCATTATATCAGTTGAGCTAAAAAATGAGTACAAAAGAGGTGTTGACTGGAGCAAATTTGAACTTGGCTTTAATAGCTACATAGGAAATGACTCTTCTAGGACATCTGGTATAGTCTGGGAGAATAAAACAAATAGCTTTAGTGATGGCTTCTCGCGCACGCTAAGTATAGCAGCGAATTTAAATTTTAGTCTTGATGGCGTTCTAAATTTTTTAGAAACTAACGGTAAAGCAAAGGTTATATCAAGTCCAAAAGTAACCACTCTAAATAACCAGCAAGCACTCATATCAGTCGGAGATAACATAAACTACCGAGTTCAAGAGGAAAACGAATCAGGCACAATAAACTCCCGCACAACAACCACATATAAACAATACTCCGTATTTATCGGTATCTTGTTAAATTTACTACCTGAAATTTCAGATGATAATAAAATAATGCTTCATATAAATCCTAGCCTAAGCAGCTTTAAATACCGCGAAGATGACGCTAGAAGTACTCTAGTGCGAGAAATAGCACCGGACACAAACCAAAAAAAGCTCTCAACCGTCGTACATGTCAATAATGGTGATACAATTATCCTGGGCGGACTTATCGGACAGACAAAAGGCAAAGACAACACGCAAGTGCCTTTCTTATCAGCCATACCACTTATTGGCAATGCATTTAAATCAAACAAAGAGATCACCTCAACAACCGAGCTTATTTTCATCATCACGCCAAAGATCGTAGATGCTAGCAACCCACTTTCGCCAAATACAAAAACACTAAAAGAGCTTGGTTTTTCTGGAGCTATGTAA
- a CDS encoding ATP-binding protein — protein MSSIYAKIKELFINSDSGEFIRLKSSIECEQKLLKVLAKPLKIVLFYGKPGSGKTFLLNKISEQDKNLIFFAYPFFNEREFIFALCEKIYGKKLENVENFESFMYYYTQNFTQNSEILKNQKTIILDETQLYPDELVEKIRLMSDTRMFKFLFIIHKTNNEELLAKDHFRSRIWERVELKEIDINEIRLYVLEKIKSEKFFFSESDFKLIFKFSNANLRSLNKLMYKFFEIFESYEAQMPSKLTEPNINEKVLFMAAIATGAISA, from the coding sequence ATGAGCAGTATCTATGCAAAGATAAAAGAACTTTTTATTAATAGCGATAGTGGCGAGTTTATCCGACTTAAAAGCTCTATTGAGTGCGAACAAAAACTACTTAAGGTACTTGCAAAACCCCTTAAAATAGTGCTTTTTTATGGCAAACCTGGTAGCGGTAAAACTTTTTTGTTAAATAAAATTTCAGAGCAAGATAAAAATTTGATATTTTTTGCGTATCCGTTTTTTAATGAGCGAGAATTTATCTTTGCTCTTTGTGAGAAAATTTATGGTAAAAAGCTAGAAAATGTAGAAAATTTTGAGAGTTTTATGTATTATTATACGCAAAATTTTACACAAAATAGTGAAATTCTAAAAAATCAAAAGACAATCATCTTGGACGAGACACAACTTTACCCAGATGAGTTAGTCGAAAAAATTCGTCTTATGAGCGATACCAGAATGTTTAAATTTCTCTTTATCATTCATAAGACAAACAATGAAGAGCTTTTAGCCAAGGATCATTTTAGATCTAGAATTTGGGAAAGAGTAGAGCTTAAAGAGATTGATATTAACGAAATTAGACTTTATGTGCTTGAAAAAATTAAGAGTGAAAAATTCTTTTTTAGTGAAAGCGACTTTAAGCTTATATTTAAATTTTCTAATGCAAATTTACGATCGTTAAACAAGCTAATGTATAAATTTTTTGAAATTTTTGAAAGCTATGAAGCGCAAATGCCATCAAAGCTAACCGAGCCAAATATTAACGAAAAAGTGCTTTTCATGGCAGCTATCGCAACAGGAGCTATAAGTGCTTAG
- a CDS encoding type II secretion system F family protein translates to MEKFFTNYAIFLLIASLFIWAYAKHSYNKNPYFKLKFDSFVLKIYLIGNIIFYSNMSRFSLIFAELVIAGIPISQALKTATDTLSNEYLKQKLLLANTNIMQGISLTNSFKQTKIFENMLIAMINAGEQSGNLDEMLRQVSEYFRQKFENIIQNISSYIEPILLCVLTLFVTFLALGIFTPMWDMAQIIKV, encoded by the coding sequence TTGGAAAAATTCTTTACAAACTACGCTATATTTTTACTTATAGCCTCTCTTTTTATATGGGCATATGCCAAACATAGCTATAATAAAAATCCATATTTTAAACTAAAATTTGATAGCTTTGTACTTAAAATTTATCTAATTGGCAACATCATTTTTTACTCAAACATGAGTCGCTTTTCACTCATTTTTGCTGAGCTTGTTATAGCCGGCATCCCCATCTCTCAAGCCCTAAAAACAGCCACCGATACCCTTAGTAACGAATACTTAAAACAAAAACTACTTTTAGCGAATACAAACATCATGCAAGGCATTAGCCTTACAAACAGCTTTAAGCAGACGAAAATTTTTGAAAATATGCTAATAGCCATGATAAATGCTGGCGAGCAAAGTGGAAATTTAGATGAGATGTTAAGGCAAGTTAGTGAATATTTTAGACAAAAATTTGAAAATATTATACAAAACATATCATCTTATATCGAGCCGATATTACTTTGCGTATTAACACTTTTTGTAACATTTTTAGCACTTGGTATCTTTACACCGATGTGGGATATGGCGCAAATCATAAAAGTTTAA
- a CDS encoding PAS domain-containing protein, which produces MSEFIKEVENNSFLVSKTDPKGIITYCNKPFIKIVGAKGSELIGKPHNIVRHADMPRIVFKLLWQYVKNKEEIFAYVKNRSFDGGYYWVFANVTASLDENGNIVGYYSVRRKPNPKALEVIKPLYEQLLLAEKSGGIDASKKMLDEILAKKGVSYNELMNNLQRL; this is translated from the coding sequence ATGTCAGAATTTATCAAAGAGGTTGAGAACAACTCATTTTTGGTCTCAAAAACTGACCCAAAAGGTATCATAACATACTGCAATAAGCCTTTTATAAAAATAGTCGGTGCAAAAGGCAGCGAACTAATCGGAAAACCACACAACATAGTGCGTCATGCTGATATGCCACGCATAGTTTTTAAACTACTTTGGCAATATGTAAAAAATAAAGAGGAAATTTTTGCCTATGTAAAAAATAGAAGTTTTGATGGTGGGTATTACTGGGTCTTTGCAAATGTTACTGCTTCTCTTGATGAAAATGGCAACATAGTTGGCTACTATTCAGTTCGTCGAAAACCAAATCCAAAAGCACTTGAAGTCATAAAGCCACTTTATGAGCAACTACTTTTGGCTGAAAAAAGTGGAGGGATAGACGCTTCAAAAAAGATGCTAGATGAAATTTTAGCAAAAAAAGGCGTTAGCTACAACGAACTTATGAATAACCTACAAAGACTATAA
- a CDS encoding methyl-accepting chemotaxis protein: MSQLSSNIGTLEQLISNSSNSIRSLSTRTDEISSVVDLIKDIAEQTNLLALNAAIEAARAGEHGRGFAVVADEVRKLAENTQKATSEIGISIQTLQQEAREISSNSDEIAKIAQSSSASVEEFKHSVLQFDKDAKNTAQTSQHVENKNLTIVAKISQIVLKTRAYSDIINETVNLQNSQEMAQKLRTWIENDAKENFGDTRSYQKLKAPVEEFLKNIETNLALTQDGFDGANIDVVVDRFKNIETLSQEIFRIYNQMVQEHKE; this comes from the coding sequence ATGAGCCAACTAAGCTCAAACATAGGCACACTAGAGCAGCTTATTAGCAACTCAAGTAACTCTATCCGCTCGCTATCTACGCGCACTGACGAGATAAGCTCAGTGGTTGACCTCATAAAAGACATAGCAGAGCAAACAAATTTACTAGCGCTTAATGCAGCTATTGAGGCAGCTCGTGCTGGCGAACATGGTAGAGGTTTTGCCGTTGTTGCAGATGAGGTGAGAAAACTAGCCGAAAACACTCAAAAAGCAACAAGCGAGATCGGTATAAGTATACAAACTCTACAACAAGAAGCAAGAGAGATAAGCTCAAACTCAGATGAGATAGCAAAGATCGCTCAAAGCTCAAGCGCAAGTGTTGAGGAATTTAAGCACTCTGTATTGCAGTTTGATAAAGATGCAAAAAATACAGCTCAAACTTCACAACATGTTGAAAATAAAAACTTAACCATAGTCGCTAAAATTTCACAGATTGTGTTAAAAACAAGGGCATATTCAGACATCATAAATGAAACTGTAAATTTACAAAATAGCCAAGAAATGGCGCAAAAGCTACGCACTTGGATAGAAAATGATGCAAAAGAAAATTTTGGTGACACACGCTCATACCAAAAACTAAAAGCACCTGTTGAGGAATTTTTGAAAAATATAGAAACCAACTTAGCATTAACACAAGATGGTTTTGATGGTGCGAATATCGATGTTGTAGTTGATAGATTTAAAAACATTGAGACACTAAGTCAAGAAATTTTTAGAATTTACAATCAAATGGTACAAGAGCATAAAGAGTAA
- a CDS encoding menaquinone biosynthesis decarboxylase, giving the protein MNYIEILRQNGLLREINEPCDIELEIAHASYIEVKKSDSKALLFTNVTDKNGKKYPPVLTNIFGSKRATELILGVHPDAVASEISSLLKPKKPKNFGEKLDFLSYLFGMRKVFTKRLKERGECQEVAYFGEAANLYDLPVLKTWALDGGAFITMGQVYTQSLNGELQNLGMYRLQVYDKNRLGMHWQIHKDGANFFNEYKKAGRKMPVSVAIGGDPLYIWCGQAPLPKGIFELLLYGFIRKQPARLVKSLTNEIYIPHDADFVIEGFVDTSKSELEGPFGDHTGFYTPIEPFPVMEVTAITHKKEPIFHATVVGKPPLEDKYFGWATERIFLPLLQTTVPELVDYNMPENGVFHNLILAKLNTLYPAHAKQAMHAFWGVGQMSFVKHAIFVDENAPDLGKYDEISDFILNRFGVKSMLVSEGVCDQLDHASPNSCYGGKLGIDATNDFSINAPELLSDEALLSKFQSEVGEILALKQYKTNTKNPICIVKIDKKEPVKFAFEKLVKFSSNFRILIFVGCENRLDNAYMLIWRVVNNIDALRDIFINEAVVGVDATSKNAADGYEREWPKQTDCSREVVENLIKKGVVKDDQELFEKFEIFG; this is encoded by the coding sequence ATGAATTATATTGAAATTTTAAGACAAAATGGACTTTTGCGTGAGATCAATGAGCCTTGCGATATAGAGCTTGAGATAGCTCACGCAAGCTATATTGAGGTAAAAAAATCAGATAGCAAAGCACTTTTATTTACAAATGTAACTGATAAAAATGGCAAAAAGTATCCACCCGTTCTTACAAATATCTTTGGCTCAAAACGCGCTACTGAGCTTATTTTGGGCGTTCATCCTGATGCTGTGGCTAGTGAAATTTCATCACTTTTAAAGCCCAAAAAACCTAAAAATTTTGGCGAAAAGCTAGACTTTTTAAGCTATCTTTTTGGAATGAGAAAGGTCTTTACAAAGCGTTTAAAAGAGCGTGGAGAGTGCCAAGAGGTGGCTTATTTTGGTGAGGCAGCAAACCTATATGACTTGCCAGTGCTTAAAACTTGGGCACTTGATGGCGGGGCGTTTATCACGATGGGACAGGTATATACGCAAAGTTTAAATGGCGAACTTCAAAATTTAGGCATGTATCGCTTGCAAGTTTATGATAAAAACCGCCTTGGCATGCACTGGCAGATACATAAAGATGGTGCAAATTTTTTTAACGAGTATAAAAAAGCAGGGCGTAAAATGCCTGTATCTGTGGCTATCGGTGGTGACCCACTTTATATCTGGTGCGGTCAAGCTCCACTTCCAAAGGGCATTTTTGAACTGCTTCTTTATGGCTTTATACGAAAACAACCAGCTCGCCTTGTAAAATCGCTAACAAATGAAATTTATATCCCACACGATGCTGATTTTGTGATAGAGGGCTTTGTTGATACATCTAAGAGCGAGCTTGAAGGGCCGTTTGGCGATCATACTGGATTTTACACGCCCATAGAGCCATTTCCTGTGATGGAAGTAACGGCGATAACGCATAAAAAAGAGCCTATCTTTCACGCCACAGTCGTTGGTAAGCCGCCACTTGAAGATAAGTATTTTGGCTGGGCGACTGAGAGAATTTTCCTGCCACTTTTGCAAACCACTGTGCCTGAGCTAGTTGATTATAATATGCCTGAAAATGGTGTCTTTCATAACCTAATCCTAGCAAAACTTAACACACTTTATCCAGCTCATGCAAAGCAGGCTATGCACGCATTTTGGGGAGTGGGGCAGATGAGCTTTGTAAAGCATGCAATTTTTGTTGATGAAAATGCACCAGATTTGGGTAAATATGATGAAATTTCAGACTTTATCTTAAATCGCTTTGGGGTAAAAAGTATGCTAGTTAGCGAGGGTGTGTGCGATCAGCTAGATCACGCTTCGCCAAACTCTTGTTATGGTGGAAAGCTTGGAATAGATGCGACAAATGATTTTAGCATTAATGCGCCAGAGCTTTTAAGTGATGAAGCTTTGCTATCAAAATTTCAAAGCGAAGTGGGCGAAATTTTAGCTCTAAAACAATACAAAACAAACACTAAAAATCCAATTTGCATAGTAAAAATAGATAAAAAAGAGCCAGTTAAATTTGCTTTTGAAAAGCTAGTGAAGTTTAGTAGTAATTTTAGAATTCTCATCTTTGTTGGTTGTGAAAATCGCCTGGATAATGCTTATATGCTGATTTGGCGAGTTGTAAATAACATCGATGCATTGCGTGATATTTTTATAAATGAAGCAGTAGTTGGTGTCGATGCTACAAGCAAAAACGCAGCAGATGGGTATGAAAGAGAGTGGCCAAAGCAAACTGACTGCAGCCGTGAAGTAGTAGAAAATCTCATTAAAAAAGGCGTGGTTAAAGACGATCAAGAGTTGTTTGAAAAATTTGAAATTTTTGGGTGA
- a CDS encoding CPBP family intramembrane glutamic endopeptidase: MTKLRYLNFTDILILSFIMFSLAIYNSTNLLLENFTSGADVLVSEASEMDDSGHLWLIIEELFTAMLALLYLYYRRFDFSSWHFKISLKDTALAVAMFCVCSVLMDLFFYIYDAFFAFWQEQDAQENGMLALQISTLSILSSFVNAIFEELFFIAICLSVRRENLMKVFIFSLIIRISFHTYQGIYTAVLIGLILGILYFFVYEKLRYKNLYAFFASHALADVFGLGLVNFLYFELV; encoded by the coding sequence TTGACAAAACTACGATACTTAAATTTCACTGATATTTTGATACTTTCTTTCATAATGTTTTCGCTTGCGATTTACAACTCGACAAATTTACTTTTAGAAAATTTTACAAGCGGTGCAGATGTGCTTGTAAGCGAGGCTAGCGAGATGGATGATAGTGGGCATTTGTGGCTTATTATAGAGGAGCTATTTACCGCAATGCTAGCGCTTTTGTATCTATACTATAGGCGTTTTGACTTTAGCTCATGGCACTTTAAGATAAGTTTAAAAGACACTGCGCTTGCAGTGGCGATGTTTTGCGTGTGCTCGGTTTTGATGGATCTGTTTTTTTACATTTATGACGCATTTTTTGCATTTTGGCAGGAGCAAGATGCGCAAGAAAATGGCATGTTAGCCTTACAAATAAGCACTCTTAGCATACTTAGCTCGTTTGTAAATGCTATCTTTGAAGAGCTGTTTTTTATAGCTATTTGTCTTAGTGTAAGGCGCGAAAATTTGATGAAGGTCTTTATCTTTTCACTTATCATTCGTATTAGTTTTCATACCTATCAAGGCATTTACACGGCTGTTCTTATCGGGCTAATTTTGGGGATACTTTACTTTTTTGTCTATGAAAAGCTTAGATATAAAAATTTGTACGCATTTTTTGCTTCGCACGCTTTGGCTGATGTTTTTGGGCTAGGGCTTGTTAATTTTTTATATTTTGAGCTTGTATAA
- a CDS encoding iron-containing alcohol dehydrogenase — MTNFSFCNPVRVEFGKDKEKNIGKYMKECDSKKTLVLYGSERVRKSGLMDVVEASLKENGIEYVLLGGVKSNPVLSKVNEAIKLAKEFSADSILAVGGGSVLDSAKAIAAGACYDGDVWDFFTGKKPVSALKIFDIITLAATGSEMNKGGVVTNEATKQKYSLDAPCLYPKVSVINPALQATVTSEYLVYSASDIIAHSIEAYFTATHHPELIRMQIEANIKATIRTTEILLANPDDYDARAEFAWAATMALNGLTHLGVSGFGFPNHMIEHAISAVTDCAHGAGLSVVMPAWMKWYAPKNPAAFERFAREIFGKNTAEEGIEALKAWFDKIGTPTSLSGVGVTDANLEEVIKVTLMHSKDWGMSDIYTRESLETIFSLAK; from the coding sequence ATGACAAATTTTAGTTTCTGCAACCCCGTTCGTGTCGAGTTTGGCAAGGATAAAGAGAAAAATATCGGCAAATACATGAAAGAGTGCGACTCAAAAAAGACGCTTGTGCTTTACGGAAGCGAGCGTGTAAGAAAGAGTGGGCTTATGGATGTGGTTGAGGCTAGCTTGAAAGAAAACGGCATAGAGTATGTTTTGCTTGGTGGTGTTAAGTCAAATCCCGTACTAAGCAAGGTAAATGAAGCGATAAAGCTGGCTAAAGAATTTAGTGCAGATAGTATCTTGGCTGTGGGCGGTGGTAGCGTGCTTGATAGTGCTAAAGCTATAGCTGCTGGCGCTTGCTATGATGGCGATGTGTGGGACTTTTTTACTGGCAAAAAGCCTGTAAGTGCGCTTAAAATTTTTGACATCATAACACTTGCTGCGACTGGCTCTGAGATGAATAAAGGCGGCGTCGTTACAAACGAGGCAACAAAGCAAAAGTACTCACTTGACGCACCATGTCTTTATCCAAAAGTATCTGTGATAAATCCAGCGCTTCAAGCCACAGTCACTAGCGAGTATCTAGTTTATAGCGCAAGCGACATCATCGCGCATAGTATTGAGGCATATTTTACGGCGACTCATCATCCAGAGCTTATCAGAATGCAAATCGAAGCAAACATCAAAGCCACCATCCGCACGACTGAAATTTTACTGGCAAATCCAGATGATTACGACGCTAGAGCTGAGTTTGCGTGGGCTGCTACGATGGCGCTAAATGGCTTAACTCACCTTGGCGTTAGTGGTTTTGGCTTTCCAAACCACATGATAGAGCACGCCATAAGTGCCGTCACAGACTGCGCACATGGTGCCGGACTAAGTGTCGTAATGCCAGCGTGGATGAAGTGGTATGCACCGAAAAATCCAGCTGCGTTTGAGAGATTTGCTAGGGAAATTTTTGGCAAAAACACAGCCGAGGAGGGCATAGAGGCGTTAAAAGCGTGGTTTGATAAGATAGGCACGCCAACAAGCCTAAGTGGCGTAGGAGTAACGGACGCAAATCTAGAGGAGGTCATCAAAGTAACGCTTATGCACTCAAAAGACTGGGGCATGAGTGACATCTACACGCGCGAGAGTCTTGAGACTATCTTTAGCCTAGCAAAATGA
- a CDS encoding DUF4230 domain-containing protein: MNEIVTLILAILLLISFVFIYRANKALKDKKDSGETSIVSDISQLKSIGELSVFQIYSKEIITKTDHAFGNFGKEYLRWLISEKKLSMIFEFEINFIYDLRSTKMEILPLSSSSYLIKMPPCKYKFSIANMKFYDEENGRFIPFLLPDSLNGFFGGGFREEDKNRLIMQAREEAEKMSIKLISDLEYKIHKSAADTLEAIAKSFGVSRVSFEFNDNKDELANNPVLQNIA, encoded by the coding sequence ATGAACGAGATTGTAACACTCATACTTGCTATTTTGTTGCTTATATCTTTTGTATTTATATACCGTGCAAACAAGGCACTAAAAGATAAGAAAGATAGTGGCGAGACAAGTATAGTAAGCGATATTTCTCAACTAAAAAGCATTGGCGAGTTGAGCGTTTTTCAAATTTATAGCAAAGAGATCATCACAAAAACAGATCACGCTTTTGGAAATTTTGGCAAAGAGTACTTACGCTGGCTTATAAGCGAAAAAAAGCTCTCTATGATATTTGAGTTTGAGATAAACTTTATATATGATCTGCGTTCTACAAAGATGGAGATTTTGCCACTTTCAAGCTCATCATATCTTATAAAAATGCCACCTTGTAAGTATAAATTTTCAATTGCAAATATGAAATTTTATGATGAAGAAAATGGAAGATTTATACCATTTTTGCTTCCAGACTCATTAAATGGCTTTTTTGGTGGCGGTTTTAGAGAAGAGGATAAAAATAGGCTCATCATGCAGGCGCGCGAAGAGGCTGAAAAAATGAGCATAAAGCTTATTAGTGACCTAGAGTATAAAATTCACAAATCAGCAGCCGATACACTAGAAGCTATAGCAAAGAGCTTTGGCGTTAGTAGAGTAAGTTTTGAATTTAATGACAACAAAGATGAGCTCGCAAATAACCCAGTTTTACAAAATATAGCTTAA